The following are encoded in a window of Chlorocebus sabaeus isolate Y175 chromosome 10, mChlSab1.0.hap1, whole genome shotgun sequence genomic DNA:
- the ATP5MC3 gene encoding ATP synthase F(0) complex subunit C3, mitochondrial, whose protein sequence is MFACAKLACTPALIRAGSRVAYRPISASVLSRPEARTGEGSTVFNGAQNGVSQLIQREFQTSAISRDIDTAAKFIGAGAATVGVAGSGAGIGTVFGSLIIGYARNPSLKQQLFSYAILGFALSEAMGLFCLMVAFLILFAM, encoded by the exons ATGTTCGCCTGCGCCAAGCTCGCCTGCACGCCCGCTCTG ATCCGAGCTGGATCCAGAGTTGCATACAGACCAATTTCTGCATCAGTGTTATCTCGACCAGAGGCTAGGACTGGAGAG ggCTCTACGGTATTTAATGGGGCCCAGAATGGTGTGTCTCAGCTAATCCAaagggagtttcagaccagtgcAATCAGCAGAGACATTGATACTGCTGCCAAATTTATTGGTGCAGGTGCTGCAACAGTAGGAGTGGCTGGCTCTGGTGCTGGTATTGGAACAGTCTTTGGCAGCCTTATCATTGGTTATGCCAG AAACCCTTCGCTGAAGCAGCAGCTGTTCTCATATGCTATCCTGGGATTTGCCTTGTCTGAAGCTATGGGTCTCTTTTGTTTGATGGttgctttcttgattttgtttGCCATGTAA